One Manihot esculenta cultivar AM560-2 chromosome 6, M.esculenta_v8, whole genome shotgun sequence DNA segment encodes these proteins:
- the LOC110618279 gene encoding glutaminyl-peptide cyclotransferase isoform X1: MGAKSLNKRSSKSKRSASKPDNIMPSASSHFSFTKVPLLVLLVMAFAVVALLGISSVMWSTLTSTDHSPKFYAIQVLNEFPHDPNSFTQGLLYAGNDTIFESTGLYGQSSVRRVALHSGEVEVLQEMDSSYFGEGLTLLGERLFQVTWLTKTGFIYDRNNLSKIEKFTHQMRDGWGLATDGKVLFGSDGTSMLYQLDPQTLKVIAKHIVKYENQEVHYLNELEFVNGEVWANVWQTDCIARISHKDGTVVGWILLENLRKGLIAAGQRGIDVLNGIAWDSNDNRIFVTGKLWPKLYEIKLQPVRKHVDSGVIKKLCVP, encoded by the exons ATGGGGGCCAAATCGCTCAATAAGAGGTCTAGCAAGAGCAAGCGATCAGCCTCCAAGCCAGACAATATCATGCCATCTGCATcttctcatttcagttttacgAAAGTGCCGCTGCTTGTTTTATTGGTTATGGCCTTCGCCGTTGTCGCTCTACTGGGCATTTCATCAGTCATGTGGAGCACTTTAACGTCCACTGATCATTCCCCCAAATTCTATGCAATTCAAGTGCTCAATGAGTTCCCTCACGACCCCAACTCCTTCACTCAG GGTCTGCTTTACGCAGGAAACGATACAATATTTGAGTCAACGGGCCTCTATGGCCAG TCATCAGTTCGGAGGGTTGCTCTTCACTCTGGGGAG gttgaggtTCTTCAAGAGATGGATAGTTCTTATTTTGGGGAAGGTTTAACTCTTCTTGGTGAAAG GCTGTTCCAAGTAACTTGGTTGACAAAAACTGGTTTCATATATGATCGAAACAATTTAAGCAAA ATTGAGAAATTTACTCATCAGATGCGTGATGGTTGGGGTCTGGCAACCGATGGAAAAGTTTTGTTTGGCAGTGATGGAACTTCAATGTTATATCAGCTTGACCCTCAAACATTGAAAG TAATTGCAAAACACATTGTAAAATACGAAAATCAGGAAGTACACTACCTTAATGAACTAGAATTTGTAAATGGTGAAGTTTGGGCTAATGTTTGGCAG ACTGATTGCATTGCAAGAATCTCACACAAAGATGGCACTGTGGTTGGTTGGATTCTTCTTGAAAATTTAAG GAAGGGATTGATAGCAGCTGGGCAAAGA GGCATTGATGTTTTAAATGGTATTGCATGGGATAGCAATGACAACAGGATTTTCG TTACGGGAAAATTGTGGCCAAAgctttatgaaatcaaattgcAACCAGTAAGGAAACACGTTGACAGTGGAGTCATTAAAAAGCTTTGCGTACCATAA
- the LOC110618279 gene encoding glutaminyl-peptide cyclotransferase isoform X3 has product MGAKSLNKRSSKSKRSASKPDNIMPSASSHFSFTKVPLLVLLVMAFAVVALLGISSVMWSTLTSTDHSPKFYAIQVLNEFPHDPNSFTQGLLYAGNDTIFESTGLYGQSSVRRVALHSGEVEVLQEMDSSYFGEGLTLLGERLFQVTWLTKTGFIYDRNNLSKIEKFTHQMRDGWGLATDGKVLFGSDGTSMLYQLDPQTLKVIAKHIVKYENQEVHYLNELEFVNGEVWANVWQTDCIARISHKDGTVVGWILLENLRKGLIAAGQRWTTVSGGGRGGLTGP; this is encoded by the exons ATGGGGGCCAAATCGCTCAATAAGAGGTCTAGCAAGAGCAAGCGATCAGCCTCCAAGCCAGACAATATCATGCCATCTGCATcttctcatttcagttttacgAAAGTGCCGCTGCTTGTTTTATTGGTTATGGCCTTCGCCGTTGTCGCTCTACTGGGCATTTCATCAGTCATGTGGAGCACTTTAACGTCCACTGATCATTCCCCCAAATTCTATGCAATTCAAGTGCTCAATGAGTTCCCTCACGACCCCAACTCCTTCACTCAG GGTCTGCTTTACGCAGGAAACGATACAATATTTGAGTCAACGGGCCTCTATGGCCAG TCATCAGTTCGGAGGGTTGCTCTTCACTCTGGGGAG gttgaggtTCTTCAAGAGATGGATAGTTCTTATTTTGGGGAAGGTTTAACTCTTCTTGGTGAAAG GCTGTTCCAAGTAACTTGGTTGACAAAAACTGGTTTCATATATGATCGAAACAATTTAAGCAAA ATTGAGAAATTTACTCATCAGATGCGTGATGGTTGGGGTCTGGCAACCGATGGAAAAGTTTTGTTTGGCAGTGATGGAACTTCAATGTTATATCAGCTTGACCCTCAAACATTGAAAG TAATTGCAAAACACATTGTAAAATACGAAAATCAGGAAGTACACTACCTTAATGAACTAGAATTTGTAAATGGTGAAGTTTGGGCTAATGTTTGGCAG ACTGATTGCATTGCAAGAATCTCACACAAAGATGGCACTGTGGTTGGTTGGATTCTTCTTGAAAATTTAAG GAAGGGATTGATAGCAGCTGGGCAAAGA TGGACTACAGTCAGTGGCGGAGGGAGAGGGGGGCTAACGGGGCCATAA
- the LOC110618279 gene encoding glutaminyl-peptide cyclotransferase isoform X2, which translates to MGAKSLNKRSSKSKRSASKPDNIMPSASSHFSFTKVPLLVLLVMAFAVVALLGISSVMWSTLTSTDHSPKFYAIQVLNEFPHDPNSFTQGLLYAGNDTIFESTGLYGQSSVRRVALHSGEVEVLQEMDSSYFGEGLTLLGERLFQVTWLTKTGFIYDRNNLSKIEKFTHQMRDGWGLATDGKVLFGSDGTSMLYQLDPQTLKVIAKHIVKYENQEVHYLNELEFVNGEVWANVWQTDCIARISHKDGTVVGWILLENLRKGLIAAGQRGIDVLNGIAWDSNDNRIFGGTQTQTLLKFGNI; encoded by the exons ATGGGGGCCAAATCGCTCAATAAGAGGTCTAGCAAGAGCAAGCGATCAGCCTCCAAGCCAGACAATATCATGCCATCTGCATcttctcatttcagttttacgAAAGTGCCGCTGCTTGTTTTATTGGTTATGGCCTTCGCCGTTGTCGCTCTACTGGGCATTTCATCAGTCATGTGGAGCACTTTAACGTCCACTGATCATTCCCCCAAATTCTATGCAATTCAAGTGCTCAATGAGTTCCCTCACGACCCCAACTCCTTCACTCAG GGTCTGCTTTACGCAGGAAACGATACAATATTTGAGTCAACGGGCCTCTATGGCCAG TCATCAGTTCGGAGGGTTGCTCTTCACTCTGGGGAG gttgaggtTCTTCAAGAGATGGATAGTTCTTATTTTGGGGAAGGTTTAACTCTTCTTGGTGAAAG GCTGTTCCAAGTAACTTGGTTGACAAAAACTGGTTTCATATATGATCGAAACAATTTAAGCAAA ATTGAGAAATTTACTCATCAGATGCGTGATGGTTGGGGTCTGGCAACCGATGGAAAAGTTTTGTTTGGCAGTGATGGAACTTCAATGTTATATCAGCTTGACCCTCAAACATTGAAAG TAATTGCAAAACACATTGTAAAATACGAAAATCAGGAAGTACACTACCTTAATGAACTAGAATTTGTAAATGGTGAAGTTTGGGCTAATGTTTGGCAG ACTGATTGCATTGCAAGAATCTCACACAAAGATGGCACTGTGGTTGGTTGGATTCTTCTTGAAAATTTAAG GAAGGGATTGATAGCAGCTGGGCAAAGA GGCATTGATGTTTTAAATGGTATTGCATGGGATAGCAATGACAACAGGATTTTCG GAGGGACACAGACGCAGACGCTCCTGAAATTTGGTAACATATGA